In Synechococcus sp. UW69, the following are encoded in one genomic region:
- the mutS gene encoding DNA mismatch repair protein MutS — translation MPRSNSQPQDEALQGSLFGAPEPTAPAIWGSASKSPTASQNLSDDELGADAAARPRTRQASASDTSAEPQGASDPEPSSDEPAWAHHSQLDPQQLTPMLRHYVELKAAHPERVLLYRLGDFFECFFEDAIELSRVLELTLTGKEGGKAIGRVPMAGIPHHAAERYCAELIKQGYSVALCDQLETTPTKGALLKRDITRVLTPGTVLEEGMLSARRNNWLAAVVVEPAQGKQPLRWGLASADVSTGEVQVMQREESSALHQQLAQQEASELLWAAGHDAGRPAWCPERLRLTPMASTPFSPAEAERTLQQHYRLSSLDGLGLPEHPLALQALGGLLRYLQDTQPLEDDSRIPLEVPAIVHRGDALVLDAQTRRNLELTATQRDNQLQGSLLWAIDRTLTAMGGRCLRRWLEAPLMDLQAIQQRQDLVSSLVGERSLRLTIRQLLRPMGDLERLAGRAGAGHAGARDLVAIADGLERLPQLTARLEAAISEGPDWLQQLLTPDPALAELAQTIRHNLVEAPPLSLSEGDLIHDGVDLLLDGLRNQLDDQDAWLSHQEQQERQLSGISTLKLQHHRTFGYFLAVSKAKASSVPDHWIRRQTLANEERFITPDLKEREGRIFQLRARACQREYELFCHLREQVGAMAAPIRQAARAVAALDALTGLADVAASGGYCAPSITDSRGLQLEASRHPVVEQRLVETAFTPNDVQLGDGTDLVVLTGPNASGKSCYLRQIGLIQLMAQIGSWVPARSASVGIADRIFTRVGAVDDLAAGQSTFMVEMAETANILHHASDRSLVLLDEIGRGTATFDGLSIAWAVSEHLAGDLGSRTVFATHYHELNNLASERDNVANFQVLVEETGDDLVFLHQVQSGGASRSYGIEAARLAGVPKPVVQRARQVLDQLAA, via the coding sequence ATGCCGCGGTCCAATTCCCAACCCCAGGATGAGGCACTACAAGGAAGTCTGTTCGGCGCTCCTGAGCCCACAGCGCCTGCTATTTGGGGTTCAGCTAGCAAGTCCCCCACGGCCAGCCAGAATCTCAGCGACGACGAGCTGGGGGCCGATGCCGCCGCCCGGCCCCGAACACGCCAGGCCAGCGCAAGCGACACCAGCGCTGAGCCCCAAGGGGCGAGCGATCCCGAACCCAGCAGCGACGAACCGGCCTGGGCCCACCACAGCCAACTGGATCCACAGCAGCTCACGCCGATGCTGCGCCACTACGTGGAGCTCAAGGCGGCCCATCCCGAGCGGGTGCTGCTCTATCGATTGGGCGACTTCTTCGAGTGCTTCTTCGAAGACGCGATCGAACTCTCCCGGGTGCTCGAACTCACCCTCACCGGCAAGGAGGGCGGCAAGGCGATCGGCCGCGTGCCGATGGCGGGCATCCCCCACCATGCCGCCGAGCGCTACTGCGCCGAACTGATCAAGCAGGGCTACAGCGTGGCCCTCTGCGATCAGCTCGAAACCACCCCCACCAAAGGCGCCCTGCTCAAGCGGGACATCACCCGGGTGCTGACCCCCGGCACCGTGCTGGAGGAGGGCATGCTCAGCGCCCGCCGCAACAACTGGCTGGCGGCGGTGGTGGTGGAGCCAGCCCAGGGCAAACAACCGCTGCGCTGGGGCCTGGCCAGCGCTGATGTGAGCACCGGCGAGGTGCAGGTGATGCAGCGGGAGGAGAGCAGCGCCCTGCACCAGCAATTGGCCCAGCAGGAGGCCTCCGAACTGCTCTGGGCCGCCGGCCACGACGCGGGCCGGCCGGCCTGGTGCCCGGAACGGCTGCGGCTGACGCCGATGGCCAGCACCCCCTTCAGCCCCGCCGAGGCGGAGCGCACCCTGCAGCAGCACTACCGCCTCAGCAGCCTCGATGGCCTGGGCCTGCCGGAGCATCCCCTGGCCCTGCAGGCCCTCGGCGGCCTGCTGCGCTACCTGCAAGACACCCAGCCCCTGGAAGACGACAGCCGCATTCCCCTGGAGGTGCCGGCGATCGTGCACCGCGGCGATGCCCTGGTGCTGGATGCCCAGACCCGCCGCAACCTCGAACTCACCGCCACCCAACGCGACAACCAGCTGCAGGGGTCGTTGCTCTGGGCCATCGATCGCACCCTTACCGCCATGGGCGGCCGTTGCCTGCGCCGCTGGCTGGAAGCTCCCTTGATGGACCTCCAGGCCATTCAGCAGCGCCAGGATCTGGTCAGCAGCCTGGTGGGTGAACGCAGCCTGCGGCTGACGATCCGCCAGCTGCTGCGGCCGATGGGCGACCTGGAACGGCTGGCTGGCCGGGCCGGCGCGGGCCATGCCGGTGCCCGCGATCTGGTGGCCATCGCCGATGGTCTGGAGCGGTTGCCCCAACTCACGGCACGGCTGGAGGCTGCCATCAGCGAGGGCCCCGACTGGTTGCAGCAGCTGCTGACCCCCGATCCGGCCCTGGCCGAACTGGCCCAGACCATTCGCCACAACTTGGTGGAAGCACCGCCGCTATCGCTCTCGGAAGGCGATCTGATCCATGACGGGGTCGACCTTCTCCTGGATGGATTGCGCAACCAGCTGGACGATCAGGACGCCTGGCTCAGCCATCAGGAGCAGCAGGAGCGCCAACTCAGTGGCATCAGCACCCTGAAACTGCAGCACCACCGCACCTTCGGCTACTTCCTGGCGGTGAGCAAAGCCAAGGCCAGCTCGGTGCCGGACCACTGGATCCGACGCCAGACCCTGGCCAACGAGGAACGCTTCATCACCCCCGACCTCAAGGAGCGGGAGGGCCGCATCTTCCAGCTGCGGGCCCGCGCCTGCCAGCGGGAATACGAACTGTTCTGCCACTTGCGGGAGCAGGTGGGCGCCATGGCCGCCCCGATCCGCCAGGCGGCCCGCGCCGTTGCGGCCCTTGATGCCCTCACGGGCCTGGCCGACGTGGCCGCCAGCGGTGGCTACTGCGCCCCCAGCATCACCGACAGCCGTGGGCTGCAGCTGGAGGCCAGCCGCCATCCGGTGGTGGAGCAACGGCTGGTGGAAACCGCCTTCACCCCCAATGATGTGCAACTCGGGGATGGCACCGACCTGGTGGTGCTCACGGGTCCCAACGCCAGTGGCAAGAGCTGCTATCTGCGCCAGATCGGCCTGATCCAATTGATGGCTCAGATCGGCAGCTGGGTGCCGGCCCGATCCGCCAGCGTGGGCATCGCCGATCGGATCTTCACCCGGGTGGGGGCTGTGGATGATCTGGCCGCCGGCCAGTCCACCTTCATGGTGGAGATGGCCGAAACCGCCAACATCCTGCACCACGCCAGCGATCGTTCCCTGGTGCTGCTCGATGAGATAGGGCGGGGCACCGCCACCTTCGATGGCCTCTCGATTGCCTGGGCAGTGAGCGAGCACCTGGCAGGCGATCTGGGCAGCCGCACGGTGTTCGCCACCCACTATCACGAGCTCAATAACCTGGCCTCCGAACGCGACAACGTGGCCAACTTCCAGGTGCTGGTGGAAGAAACCGGCGACGACCTGGTGTTCCTTCACCAGGTGCAATCCGGCGGCGCCAGCCGCAGCTACGGCATCGAAGCGGCGCGTTTAGCCGGCGTTCCCAAGCCGGTAGTGCAACGGGCCCGTCAGGTGCTGGATCAGCTGGCGGCCTGA
- the uvrB gene encoding excinuclease ABC subunit UvrB, whose product MLAYDLTAPYSPKGDQPTAIDQLVRGVNGGERYQTLLGATGTGKTFTMANVIAQTGRPALVLAHNKTLAAQLCNELREFFPENAVEYFISYYDYYQPEAYVPVSDTYIAKTASINEEIDMLRHSATRSLFERRDVIVVASISCIYGLGIPSEYLKAAVKFEVGETLNIRGQLRELVNNQYSRNDTEIARGRFRMKGDVLEIGPAYEDRLVRVELFGDEVEAIRYVDPTTGEILKSMDAVNIYPAKHFVTPKDRLDTAIREIRQELRDRLDVLNGEGKLLEAQRLEQRTKYDLEMLDQVGYCNGVENYARHLAGREEGTPPECLIDYFPDDWLLIVDESHVTCSQLQAMYNGDQARKKVLIEHGFRLPSAADNRPLKADEFWEKARQTVFVSATPGNWEMEVSGGEVAEQVIRPTGVLDPVVEVRPTTGQVDDLLGEIRDRASKNQRVLVTTLTKRMAEDLTDYLADNEVRVRYLHSEIHSIERIEIIQDLRLGEYDVLVGVNLLREGLDLPEVSLVAILDADKEGFLRAERSLIQTIGRAARHVEGVALLYADNMTDSMAKAISETERRRVIQHAYNEKNGVVPTAAGKKASNSILSFLELSRKLKQDGPDADLVQVVSKAAKALENDSDVGLALEALPELIDQLEAKMKDAAKKLDFEEAATLRDRVNKLRLKLTGAI is encoded by the coding sequence ATGCTCGCCTACGACCTCACGGCTCCTTATTCCCCCAAGGGCGACCAGCCCACGGCGATCGACCAGCTCGTGAGAGGGGTTAACGGCGGTGAGCGCTATCAGACCCTATTGGGGGCTACCGGAACGGGTAAGACATTCACGATGGCCAACGTCATCGCCCAGACCGGTCGGCCAGCGCTGGTGTTGGCCCATAACAAGACCCTGGCAGCGCAGCTCTGCAATGAGCTGCGGGAGTTTTTCCCTGAGAACGCCGTTGAGTACTTCATCTCCTATTACGACTACTACCAGCCGGAGGCTTACGTTCCGGTCAGCGACACCTACATCGCAAAGACGGCGTCGATCAACGAAGAGATCGACATGCTGCGCCACTCAGCGACGCGGTCGTTGTTCGAGCGTCGTGATGTGATCGTTGTGGCCTCGATCAGCTGCATTTACGGCCTGGGCATTCCGAGTGAATACCTCAAGGCGGCGGTGAAGTTCGAGGTGGGGGAGACTCTCAACATTCGTGGTCAGCTCAGGGAGTTGGTGAATAACCAGTACAGCCGCAATGACACCGAAATTGCCCGTGGTCGATTTCGGATGAAGGGGGATGTGCTGGAGATCGGTCCCGCCTATGAAGATCGGCTGGTGCGGGTCGAGCTGTTCGGAGACGAGGTGGAGGCGATCCGCTACGTCGACCCCACCACCGGCGAGATTCTGAAGAGCATGGATGCTGTGAACATCTACCCGGCCAAGCACTTCGTCACTCCCAAAGACCGGCTGGACACTGCCATTCGTGAGATCCGTCAGGAATTGCGGGATCGCCTGGATGTGCTCAACGGTGAAGGCAAGTTGCTGGAGGCCCAGCGGCTTGAGCAGCGCACTAAATATGACTTGGAGATGTTGGACCAGGTGGGCTACTGCAACGGGGTGGAGAACTATGCCCGCCATCTCGCTGGTCGTGAGGAGGGCACGCCGCCGGAGTGCCTGATCGATTACTTCCCCGACGATTGGCTGTTGATCGTGGACGAGAGCCACGTCACTTGCTCGCAGCTGCAAGCGATGTACAACGGCGACCAGGCCCGCAAGAAGGTCTTGATCGAGCACGGCTTCCGCCTGCCCAGTGCTGCCGATAACCGGCCCCTCAAGGCCGATGAGTTTTGGGAGAAAGCGCGGCAAACGGTGTTTGTCTCGGCCACGCCGGGCAATTGGGAGATGGAGGTAAGCGGCGGGGAGGTGGCCGAGCAGGTGATCCGCCCGACGGGGGTGCTGGATCCAGTGGTGGAAGTGCGGCCCACCACCGGGCAAGTGGACGACCTACTCGGCGAGATCCGCGATCGGGCTAGCAAAAATCAGAGGGTGCTGGTCACCACGTTGACCAAGCGCATGGCCGAAGATCTCACCGACTATCTGGCTGATAACGAGGTGCGGGTGCGCTACCTGCATTCGGAGATTCACTCGATCGAGCGCATTGAGATCATCCAGGATCTGCGTCTGGGGGAATACGACGTGCTGGTGGGGGTGAATCTGCTGCGGGAGGGTCTGGATTTACCTGAGGTGAGCCTAGTGGCGATTCTCGATGCAGATAAGGAGGGTTTCTTGCGGGCTGAACGATCCCTGATTCAGACCATCGGCCGTGCTGCTCGTCATGTGGAGGGGGTAGCACTGCTCTATGCCGATAATATGACCGACTCGATGGCCAAGGCTATTTCTGAAACCGAGCGGCGTCGGGTAATCCAACATGCTTACAACGAGAAGAACGGTGTGGTGCCCACTGCTGCGGGCAAGAAAGCCAGCAATTCGATCCTTAGCTTTTTGGAGCTCTCTCGAAAGCTCAAGCAGGATGGTCCCGATGCAGATCTTGTGCAAGTGGTTAGTAAGGCAGCCAAGGCTCTGGAAAATGATTCCGATGTTGGACTTGCACTAGAGGCCCTGCCAGAATTGATAGATCAATTGGAGGCGAAAATGAAAGATGCAGCTAAAAAGTTAGATTTTGAGGAAGCAGCCACCCTGCGTGATCGCGTAAATAAACTTCGCCTTAAACTTACTGGGGCGATTTAA
- the pseG gene encoding UDP-2,4-diacetamido-2,4,6-trideoxy-beta-L-altropyranose hydrolase, whose amino-acid sequence MTRILIRCDASFSIGSGHVIRCRTLARMLLQQGAEVVFICRRQPGDLIALLEKEFRVLALPEQELALCDGLEGRKLYESWLGCSQAQDAHDCLKALSLAKTGKSDWLVVDHYGLDAKWQSEVKIGLGEDAYTKLLVIDDLANRPHLADLLLDQNFLGAASEQRYQGLVPTDCRQLIGPHYALLGPEYSQLQPLVPLRKQLSRVLIFFGGVDSDNLSGRALEALMDADLAHVAVDVVLGRQTLHRKKVTNLIAQRAKTTLHGPLPSLAGLIARADIAIGAGGATTWERACLKLPTLMITIAANQRPIAKALDQAGHCKLLGDATTVSVEQIRAELLSQITNSVESFHDAGSNLTDGNGASRLALSVLGPQSAIKLRRVEEKDEAVLLRWANDYQVRANSFSRNPISPSAHKQWFSKGLNDPNRLLLIATTEEDIPIGQIRFDRQLLHANSGGHEATIDLSIDRCARGYGLAVEMLRLGLQTMEEHWGPGIDAVAEVLASNAASNACFSRANFAKERALIGIPRDRGVIRWHKASPHGRPQ is encoded by the coding sequence GTGACTCGGATTCTCATTCGCTGCGACGCATCTTTCTCAATTGGCAGTGGCCATGTCATTCGCTGCCGAACGTTGGCCCGCATGTTGCTGCAGCAAGGCGCAGAAGTTGTATTTATCTGTCGTCGCCAACCTGGTGATCTCATCGCCCTTCTGGAGAAAGAATTTCGAGTGCTGGCGTTACCGGAACAAGAGCTTGCGTTATGCGATGGATTGGAGGGTCGAAAGCTCTATGAATCCTGGCTCGGTTGCAGCCAAGCGCAGGATGCTCACGACTGTCTGAAGGCTCTTTCGTTAGCAAAGACCGGCAAGAGTGATTGGCTTGTAGTGGATCACTATGGACTTGACGCCAAGTGGCAATCAGAAGTCAAGATCGGACTTGGTGAAGATGCTTACACAAAGTTGCTGGTAATAGATGACCTGGCAAATCGACCTCACTTGGCAGACCTGTTATTGGATCAAAATTTCTTAGGTGCAGCTAGCGAACAGCGATACCAGGGGCTAGTGCCAACCGATTGCCGCCAATTAATAGGTCCGCACTATGCCCTACTGGGGCCGGAATACAGCCAGCTTCAGCCGTTAGTGCCGCTTCGTAAGCAGTTGAGCAGGGTGCTTATATTTTTCGGAGGAGTGGATTCTGACAATCTCTCCGGTCGGGCCCTAGAAGCACTAATGGATGCTGATTTAGCCCACGTTGCGGTGGATGTGGTTCTCGGGCGCCAGACGCTACACCGAAAAAAAGTTACTAATCTGATAGCTCAACGAGCAAAAACCACTCTTCATGGCCCTCTGCCAAGTCTGGCGGGACTGATCGCACGAGCGGATATAGCGATCGGCGCCGGAGGTGCCACTACCTGGGAGCGTGCTTGCCTCAAATTACCTACTCTAATGATAACTATAGCTGCAAATCAAAGGCCTATCGCCAAAGCCCTCGATCAGGCTGGTCATTGCAAACTCCTTGGCGATGCGACAACAGTGAGTGTTGAGCAAATTAGGGCCGAACTGCTATCTCAAATCACCAATAGCGTTGAAAGTTTCCATGACGCTGGCAGCAACCTCACCGATGGCAATGGTGCATCTCGTCTAGCCCTATCGGTGCTCGGCCCGCAATCAGCTATTAAACTTCGGCGGGTCGAGGAAAAGGATGAAGCCGTACTTCTCCGCTGGGCAAATGATTATCAGGTGAGGGCGAACAGCTTTTCGAGAAATCCGATCAGTCCTTCTGCTCACAAACAATGGTTTTCAAAGGGCCTGAACGATCCCAATCGATTGCTTCTCATTGCTACGACCGAGGAGGATATTCCAATTGGCCAGATCCGCTTCGATAGGCAGCTGCTCCATGCCAATAGTGGTGGTCACGAGGCCACGATTGATCTCTCAATTGACCGCTGTGCACGTGGCTATGGCCTGGCAGTAGAAATGCTGCGCCTTGGTCTGCAAACCATGGAGGAGCACTGGGGACCTGGCATCGATGCTGTTGCTGAGGTACTGGCTAGCAACGCGGCAAGTAATGCATGTTTTAGCCGGGCCAACTTTGCCAAAGAGAGAGCGTTGATTGGCATTCCACGGGATCGAGGCGTAATTCGCTGGCACAAGGCATCCCCTCATGGACGACCTCAATAA
- the psbZ gene encoding photosystem II reaction center protein PsbZ, with amino-acid sequence MQFINTLTVLALVVASFALIVAVPVLYASSEDSGRSNRLILLGSAVWVALVLLNWGVSFFVV; translated from the coding sequence ATGCAGTTCATCAACACGCTGACCGTTCTGGCCCTGGTGGTGGCGTCTTTTGCCTTGATCGTTGCGGTGCCGGTGCTGTATGCCTCCAGTGAGGACAGCGGCCGTTCCAACCGACTGATCCTTTTGGGCAGTGCTGTTTGGGTCGCCCTGGTGCTGCTGAACTGGGGTGTGAGCTTCTTCGTCGTCTGA
- the pseI gene encoding pseudaminic acid synthase encodes MTIEIAGRPIGTDHAPFVIAEMSGNHNQSLARALEIVEAAAKAGADAIKLQTYTADTMTLDKRGGSFEIDDAESLWSGKNLHDLYKLAYTPWEWHAPIMERARDLGVICFSSPFDETAVDFLEELNAPAYKIASFENNHLPLIAKAAATGKPLIISTGMASLGELELAVNTARDAGCTQLILLKCTSTYPASPVNTNIRTIPHLRGLFHTEVGLSDHTMGLGVAVASVPLGASVIEKHFTLARKDGGVDSSFSLEPQEMANLVEESKRAWQALGTVRYGPTEAERKSLVFRRSIYVAQDIIEGDVFTAENIRIVRPGDGAPPHLYQQLLGRKARRGYDSGTPLSLDQLI; translated from the coding sequence ATGACGATTGAAATAGCTGGCAGACCCATCGGTACAGACCATGCACCATTTGTGATTGCCGAAATGAGCGGCAATCACAACCAGAGCTTGGCAAGAGCATTAGAGATAGTTGAAGCTGCCGCTAAAGCGGGCGCAGATGCCATCAAATTGCAAACGTACACCGCTGACACCATGACGCTGGACAAGCGTGGCGGAAGTTTCGAAATTGATGATGCTGAGTCTCTATGGTCTGGGAAAAATTTGCATGACCTTTACAAACTTGCCTATACACCCTGGGAATGGCATGCTCCGATCATGGAGCGCGCCCGCGACCTGGGAGTGATCTGTTTCAGTTCACCATTTGACGAAACAGCCGTCGACTTCCTAGAAGAGCTCAATGCTCCTGCATACAAAATAGCCAGTTTCGAAAATAATCACCTACCCTTAATTGCTAAAGCGGCAGCTACAGGAAAACCTCTCATTATCTCAACGGGGATGGCAAGCCTTGGTGAGCTCGAACTGGCTGTGAATACTGCTCGCGATGCAGGTTGCACCCAACTAATTTTGCTGAAATGCACGAGCACATATCCAGCGAGTCCCGTAAACACTAATATTCGCACCATCCCCCATCTGCGCGGTTTATTCCATACCGAAGTAGGTCTCAGCGACCACACCATGGGCCTTGGGGTTGCTGTTGCCTCAGTGCCTCTGGGTGCTTCTGTGATTGAAAAACATTTCACCTTGGCGCGAAAAGACGGCGGTGTAGATAGCTCCTTTTCTTTAGAGCCTCAGGAGATGGCGAACTTGGTTGAGGAATCAAAACGAGCCTGGCAAGCCCTTGGGACAGTGCGCTATGGCCCAACGGAAGCGGAACGCAAGAGCCTCGTATTTCGCCGATCCATTTATGTCGCTCAAGACATCATCGAAGGTGATGTCTTTACAGCGGAGAATATTCGAATCGTTCGTCCTGGTGACGGTGCACCACCTCATCTCTACCAACAACTACTGGGACGAAAGGCCAGGCGAGGCTACGACTCAGGGACACCTTTAAGCCTGGATCAGCTTATTTAA
- a CDS encoding PIG-L deacetylase family protein, giving the protein MPPSEDQKVLVIAAHPDDEVLGCGGTIAKHSDAGDHVQVLIMAEGATSRQPQRDRLHAKEELSELGKAAQAAGSILGAAGVELLDFPDNRLDSLDRLDLVKQIEERIEHHRPQMVYVHHSGDVNVDHRRLHEAVVTACRPSPGQPVRRMLSFEVASSSEWQPPGSAPAFLPNWFVDISNQWQRKREALLAYASEMRPWPHARSLEALESLARWRGAQVGVEAAEAFFLLRQVV; this is encoded by the coding sequence ATGCCACCTTCTGAAGACCAAAAAGTGTTAGTGATCGCCGCTCACCCAGACGATGAAGTGCTCGGTTGTGGCGGCACAATCGCTAAGCATTCCGATGCAGGTGATCACGTGCAGGTGCTGATCATGGCCGAGGGAGCAACCTCCCGGCAGCCACAGCGTGATCGTCTGCATGCCAAAGAAGAACTATCTGAACTGGGCAAAGCTGCACAGGCAGCTGGATCGATTCTTGGAGCAGCAGGAGTCGAACTTCTAGATTTTCCGGACAATCGTCTGGATTCACTTGATCGTCTAGACCTCGTCAAGCAAATTGAAGAACGCATTGAGCACCATCGGCCTCAAATGGTCTACGTGCACCATTCCGGTGATGTGAATGTAGATCATCGGCGACTACACGAGGCCGTTGTCACAGCCTGTAGGCCCTCACCTGGACAACCTGTTCGACGAATGCTCAGCTTCGAAGTGGCCAGTAGCAGCGAATGGCAACCACCCGGATCAGCGCCGGCATTCCTACCCAACTGGTTTGTTGACATTTCCAATCAGTGGCAACGCAAGCGCGAGGCTTTATTGGCTTATGCAAGTGAGATGCGCCCTTGGCCTCATGCTCGCTCTTTAGAAGCTCTGGAAAGCCTGGCCCGCTGGCGTGGAGCCCAGGTCGGTGTGGAGGCAGCGGAGGCGTTCTTCTTACTACGGCAGGTGGTGTGA
- a CDS encoding methionyl-tRNA formyltransferase, which produces MILSSKPWNSSIAERLARRLDRHVEIVSCPEQLRTESIAEINPQWIFVPHWSYLIPESVWGRWPTVIFHMTDLPYGRGGSPLQNLIQHGHVTTMLTALRCCKELDAGDVYLKEPLDLHGSAEEIFLKADKLIEKMIERIVHERPKAKPQHGNPVLFTRRTPAQSNLSLCTEGELSAWYDQIRMLDAAGYPHAFLEVNGMRLEFRRVSQRSDGLYADVRISSTATVQTPKQEPSS; this is translated from the coding sequence TTGATCCTGTCCAGCAAACCGTGGAACAGTTCCATTGCCGAGCGTCTCGCACGACGCCTGGATCGACATGTTGAGATCGTCTCCTGTCCAGAGCAGCTCAGAACAGAGTCCATCGCTGAAATCAATCCCCAATGGATCTTTGTGCCGCACTGGAGTTACTTGATCCCGGAGTCAGTCTGGGGTAGGTGGCCGACCGTCATTTTTCACATGACTGACCTGCCCTATGGTCGTGGCGGCAGCCCACTGCAGAATCTGATCCAACATGGACATGTCACCACAATGCTCACAGCCCTGCGTTGCTGTAAGGAATTAGATGCGGGTGATGTATATCTCAAAGAGCCATTGGATCTCCATGGGAGCGCTGAGGAAATTTTTCTCAAGGCTGATAAATTGATTGAAAAAATGATTGAACGCATAGTTCACGAGCGACCAAAAGCCAAGCCACAGCATGGCAATCCTGTGCTGTTCACTCGACGAACCCCAGCCCAAAGCAATCTGTCTCTCTGCACAGAAGGCGAGCTATCTGCTTGGTATGACCAGATCCGCATGCTTGATGCAGCAGGCTATCCACACGCGTTTTTGGAAGTAAATGGCATGAGACTGGAATTCAGACGTGTCTCCCAGCGGAGCGATGGCCTCTACGCCGACGTGAGGATTAGCTCAACAGCAACTGTCCAAACTCCTAAACAAGAACCCTCCTCATGA
- the ribH gene encoding 6,7-dimethyl-8-ribityllumazine synthase — protein sequence MATFEGRFSDAAGLRVGIVVARFNDLVTAKLLSGCLDCLKRHGVDVSETSSQLDVAWVPGSFELPIVAQQMARSGQYQVLVTLGAVIRGDTPHFDVVVAEASKGIAAVARDTSVPVIFGVLTTDTMQQALERAGIKSNLGWSYGLEALEMGSLMRALPSA from the coding sequence ATGGCCACGTTCGAAGGACGTTTCTCTGACGCAGCTGGTCTGCGCGTCGGCATCGTCGTGGCTCGTTTCAACGATCTCGTCACCGCCAAGCTGCTGAGCGGCTGTCTCGACTGCCTCAAGCGCCATGGCGTGGATGTGTCGGAGACCAGTTCACAGCTCGATGTCGCCTGGGTGCCGGGTTCATTTGAACTGCCGATCGTGGCCCAGCAGATGGCCCGCTCCGGTCAGTACCAGGTGCTGGTCACCCTGGGTGCCGTAATCCGTGGCGATACCCCCCATTTCGATGTGGTGGTCGCAGAAGCCAGCAAGGGCATTGCGGCGGTGGCGCGCGACACCTCCGTGCCCGTGATCTTCGGGGTGTTGACCACCGACACGATGCAACAGGCGCTGGAGCGGGCTGGCATCAAGAGCAACCTGGGCTGGAGCTATGGCCTGGAGGCCCTTGAGATGGGCAGCCTGATGCGCGCGTTGCCTTCGGCTTGA
- a CDS encoding GNAT family N-acetyltransferase → MTPIQLVHHAPGAPGLRWLGLGPGLLPSRALIKLQRLFDRHAFWARGRSFNQLRRLLAGSDAVVSLWRGKRLVGFGRAISDGFSRAVLWDIVVAGDLQGHGLGRRVIEELLHAPPVVGVERVYLMTTKSAGFYRQLGFKDADPQQLMVLRR, encoded by the coding sequence GTGACCCCGATCCAGCTGGTCCACCATGCTCCAGGTGCCCCCGGCCTACGGTGGCTCGGTCTCGGGCCAGGTCTGCTCCCCAGCAGAGCGCTGATCAAGCTGCAACGGCTATTCGACCGACACGCCTTCTGGGCCCGCGGCCGCAGCTTTAACCAACTTCGTCGCCTGCTGGCCGGAAGCGACGCCGTGGTGAGCCTCTGGCGCGGCAAGCGGCTGGTGGGCTTCGGCCGAGCCATCTCCGATGGCTTCAGCCGGGCCGTGCTCTGGGACATCGTTGTAGCCGGCGATCTGCAGGGCCATGGATTGGGCCGCAGGGTGATCGAAGAACTGCTGCATGCCCCGCCCGTAGTGGGCGTTGAAAGGGTATATCTAATGACAACTAAAAGCGCTGGCTTCTATCGGCAACTGGGCTTCAAGGATGCCGATCCCCAACAGTTGATGGTGCTGCGACGCTGA